The sequence CGGCCCGCAGACCGTCACCCGCTCGGTGACCTCGACGCAGGCCGGCACGTTCACCGCTGCGATCGACGTCCCCGGAATCGACGCGGTCGTCGAGCCCAGCACGCTGACCTTCGGCGCTGCGGGCGAGACGAAGGAGTTCACGGTCACCTTCTCGAAGACGGATGCCGCCGTCGAGGAGTGGGCCACGGGCTTCCTGACGTGGACCTCCGGCGCGACCGCGGTGCGCTCCCCGATCGCGATCTTCCCCGTCACGGCGGCCGCTCCGGCCGACGTGGAGGGCAACGGCGCCGAGGGCAGCATCGAGATCGAGATCACGCCGGGCCTGTCGGGCGAGCTGCCGCTCAACCTCGCGGGCCTCGCTCCGGAGCAGGTGCTGATCAACGGCACCGAGACCACGGGCGCCGCCGACGACGGCTACACGTACGAGCTGGTCGAGGTGACCGAGGGCACGGAGCTCGCCCGCTTCGCGCTCGACTCGTCGGATGACACCGGGTCGGACCTCGACCTCTCGGTCTACCGCGTGGTCGGTCCCGAGGACTGGCGCTACTACCAGGTGTGGCAGTCCGCGTCGGCGTCCGCCGACGAGTCGGTGCAGCTGACCGCGCCGACTCCGGGCTACTACCTGATCGAAGCGCACGTGTACTCGTACACGGCTCCGTTCACGTGGACGGCCACCTCGGCGGTCGTCACGCCCGGCGGCCTCGGATCGCTCACGGCGACGCCGAACCCGCTCCCGGTCACCGAGTCCGTGCCCACGCAGTACACGCTGTCGTGGTCGGGTCTCGAGGCCGGCAGCTACCTGGGTGTCGTCCGTTACGGCGACTCGCAGGTGCGCACCGTCGTCTCGGTCGACGTGCCGTAACGAACTGCACAAAGGGGAGGCGCCCGGGCCCAGGCCCGGGCGCCTCTTCCGTTCGCGGGGCGCCCGAAGCGCGGCGCACCTGCGGACCGCGTGGAGTCAGACGCGGCGCCGGCGGCGCGTGAGCCGCACGGCAGGCAGCGGCGGAGCCGGAATGCGCTCGTCGCCGTGACCCACGACGTGCCCGAACCGCTCCGCGCCCGAGCCCGTCCCGGCGCCGGTCGAAGCGTCCGCCTCCCACGCCTCGCGCGCTTCGACGATCTCTTCGTGCGAGCGGCCGACGAAGTTCCACCACATCACGATGTCGTCTTCGAACGGCTCGCCGCCGAGCAGGAACAGCGTCGCGCCGGTCGTGCTCGAGACCACGACGTGATCCCGACGGATGCCGAGATAGAGCAGGTGCGCGCCGTCGAGCGTGACGGGTGCGCCGGCCGCGCCGGCCTCGACGGCGACCTCGCCCTCGACCGCCACCAGCGCATGCTCCCACGCGGGGTCCAGCGGCACGCGCACGGTCGACCCGGGCGCGATGCGCAGCTCGGCGCCCACGATGGGGGTGTACGTCGTCGCCGGCGACGAGACGTCGGCGAAATCGCCGAGCACCACCGTCGCGCTGCCGTCCTCGCCCGCGGCCGCCGGGAGCGGCACGTCGGGCAGCACGGCGTGCTGCTCGAAGGCGGGAGGTCCGTGGCGCCGGGACTCGGGGAGGGCGACCCACAGCTGCAGCGCGTCGAGCGGCACGGCATCCTCGCCGACCGAGTACTCGGAGTGGGCGATCCCCGCACCGCTCGTCATGAGGTTGAGGGCCCCGCGTCGCACGACGACGTCGCTGCCGAGGGTGTCGCGGTGGCGAACCTCGCCCCGGTAGGGCCACGTCACGGTCTGCAGCCCGATGTGGGGGTGCGGCTCGACGCGCATGCGCGCGACCTGCGGTCCGAACCGGTCGAGGAAGCACCACGCGCCGACGAGCGGCAGCTCGCGCTGCGGCAGCGAGCGGTGGACCTCCATCGCCCGGACCCCGCCGAGCGGCACCTCGCGGGTCTCGAGCAGCAGCGCCCGCGGTCCGTCGGCCGCGGAATCCGGTTCCTGGGGGCGTCGGAGGACGGATTCGACGCCCGGCGTCGCGTCCAGCCGGGTCATGTCAGTGTGCGCTCACGCGCGAGGGCCACTCGACCTCGAGCCCCGGCACGTCGTTCTCGCGCAGATAGCGCACCACGACGGGGCACAGCGGCACGACCGTCTCCCCACGGCGCGCGGAGTCTGCCATCGCTTCGGCCACCACCGTCTGCGCCAGTCCGCGACCCCGGAACGCGGGATCGGTCTCGGTGTGCGGGTACACGTAGCGCCCGCGGGAGTCGAGCGAGAACTCGGTGTAGCCGGCGAGCACGTCGCCCACCCACACCTCGTATCGGTTCTCGTCGTCGTTGCGTCGGACGGTGATCTGGTCCTCGGAGGCGGGCATCGGCATCCTTTCGTCGTCCTCTTCTCAACGTAGGTGCGCGCGGGGATGTTCCGCCACCGTGCGGCAGGCGCCGGATCGTGGGGCAGACTCGGACGGTGACACTCCTCGAGACGATCGCGGCCGCGGCCGAGGCATCGGCACGCGAATCGCCGGACGCCGACGCGCTCTACGACGCGTTCGTGGAGTGGGCGGGCGACCAGGGGTTCGCGCTGTACCCGGCGCAGGACGAGGCCGTCATCGAGATCGTGTCGGAGTCGCACGTGATCCTGTCGACCCCGACCGGCACCGGCAAGTCGCTCGTGGCAGTCGCCGCGCACGCGGCGTGCGTCGCCCGCGGCGGGCGCACGTACTACACCGCTCCGATCAAAGCGCTGGTGAGCGAGAAGTTCTTCGCACTCGTCGAGATCTTCGGCGCCGCCAACGTCGGCATGGTCACCGGCGACTCGTCGGTGAACCCGGATGCGCCGATCGTGTGCTGCACGGCAGAGATCCTCGCGAACCTCGCCCTCCGCCAGGGCGCCGATGCCGCGGTCGACCAGGTGGTGATGGACGAGTTCCACTACTACGGCGACCCCGAGCGCGGCTGGGCGTGGCAAGTGCCGCTGCTGCTCCTGCCGCGCGCGCAGTTCGTGCTGATGTCGGCGACGCTTGGCGACGTCACGGCGATCGCTCAAGACCTCGAGCGTCGCACCGGCCGCCCGGTCTCGCGCATCACCGGAGTCGAGCGCCCCGTGCCGCTGCACTTCTCGTACGCGCGCACGCCCATCCACGAGACCGTCGATGAGCTGCTGCAGACCGGGCAGTCGCCCGTGTACGTCGTCCACTTCTCGCAGGCCGCGGCGATGGAGCGCGCCCAGGCGCTGTCGTCGATCAAGATCGTCAGCCGCGAGCAGCGCGACGCCATCGCCGAGGCGATCGGAGGGTTCCGGTTCACGACGGCCTTCGGCCGCACCCTCTCGCGGTACGTGCGCGCGGGGATCGGCGTGCACCACGCCGGCATGCTGCCGCGCTACCGGCGCCTGGTCGAGACGCTCGCGCAGCGCGGGCTGCTGCGGGTCATCTGCGGCACCGACACCCTGGGCGTCGGCATCAACGTGCCGATCCGCACCGTGCTCATCACGGCGCTGTCGAAGTTCGACGGCACGAAGATGCGCCAGCTGTCGGCCCGCGAGTTCCACCAGATCTCCGGCCGCGCCGGCCGCGCCGGCTTCGACACCGCCGGCACCGTCGTGGTGATGGCGCCCGAGTGGGAGATCGAGAACGAGGCGGCGCTGCGCAAGGCCGGCGACGACCCCGCCAAGCGCAAGAAGATCGTGCGCAAGAAGGCGCCGACCGGCGTGGTCAACTGGGGTCTCGGCTCGTTCGAGCGCCTCGTCGAGGCCGAGCCCGAGCCGCTCGTGCCGCACCTGCAGCTGACCGCGGCGATGCTCATCAACGTCATCGCTCGCGGCGGGGACGTGTTCGAGAACGTCCGGTCGCTCGTCTTCGACAATCACGAGCCGCGCGCGCGGCGCTACGAGCTCGCGCGGCGCGCGATCGCGATCTTCCGCACGCTGCTGACGGCCGGCGTGGTCGAGATCGACCGCGCGGATGCCGACGACGCCTCGTCTCGCTTCGCTCGTTCCGCGACCGAGAGCACCCGGTCGTCGAGCGAGCGAGGGGCGAGCGAGACGAATCGCACCGGGCGTGCGGGCGACGGCGGTCCCCGCATCCGTCTCACCGTCGATCTGCAGCCGAACTTCGCGCTCAACCAGCCGCTCTCACCGTTCGCGCTCGCCGCGATCGAGCTGCTCGACCCCTCGACGGGCGCGGGGACCGGGAATGCGGAGGGCGCGGGGACCGGGAATGCGGGCGTCGGCGCCGGCACGGGCCACTACGCACTCGATGTCGTGAGCATCATCGAGGCGACGCTCGATGATCCCCGGCCGGTCCTGTCGCAGCAGGAGCACAAGGCTCGCGGCGAGGCCGTCGCCGCCATGAAGCAGGAGGGCATGGACTACGACGAGCGCATGGAGGCGCTCGAGGAGGTCACCTACCCCAAGCCGCTCGAAGAGCTGCTGACGCAGGCCTACGAGGTGTTCGCGTCGAGCCAACCGTGGATCCGCGACTTCGAGCTGTCGCCGAAGTCCGTCGTGCGTGACATGTTCGAGCGCGCCCTGTCGTTCTCGGAGCTCATCTCGCTGTACCAGCTCGCGCGCAGCGAGGGCCTCGTGCTGCGGTACCTGTCGGACGCGTACCGCGCGATCCGGCAGACCGTTCCCGCCGAGGCGCAGACCGAAGACCTGCACGACCTCGTCGCGTGGCTCGGCGAGGTCGTGCGGCAGGTCGATTCGAGCCTCGTCGACGAGTGGGAGGCGCTGATCAACCCCGTCGACGACCCGACGGCGCCGGTGGTGCCGCCCGCGCCACCGTCGGTGCTCACGAACCGCCGCGCGTTCGGCGTGCTGGTGCGCAACGAGCTGTTCCGTCGCGTGCAGCTGGCCGCCCGGCAGCGTGACGACGAACTCGTCGAGCTCGATCCCGAGGCCGACTGGCCGGCGGCCCTCGACGCCTACTTCGACGAGCACGACGAGATCCTCACCGGCGGCCCCGCGCGCTCGCCCCGCCTCGTGACAGTGGACGAGACGGATGCCGCGGCCGACGGCGTCTGGCGCGTCGAGCAGACGATCGACGACCCCGAGGGTCACCACGACTGGCGCATCCGGGCCGTCGTCGACCTCGCCGCCTCGGAGGAGTCCGGCACCGCCGTGGTGCGCATCACCGAGGTCGTTCGTCTCTAGCGCCCGGCGTCGGCGCGCCGCGCGGCGCGGGTGCGGGGTGCGGGTGCGCGGTGCGACGTGCGGGTGCTCCGCAGTCACAAAGTGCGGTTCCGCGTGGTTCGGATGCGCGAAAAGTGACTGCGGAGCCTTCCGACGCGGAACGCGATGGCGGTCCGCAGTCACAAGATGCGGGTCTGGGCGGGGTGGATGCGCGGAAAGTGACTGCGGAGCCGCGGGGCGCGGGAGCGTGGAGTGCGGGGCGCGGGAGCGCGCGGCGCCGAGGGGGATGTTCTCCGCAGTCACTAGGTGCGGGTCTGGGCGG comes from Microbacterium cremeum and encodes:
- a CDS encoding pirin family protein, whose product is MTRLDATPGVESVLRRPQEPDSAADGPRALLLETREVPLGGVRAMEVHRSLPQRELPLVGAWCFLDRFGPQVARMRVEPHPHIGLQTVTWPYRGEVRHRDTLGSDVVVRRGALNLMTSGAGIAHSEYSVGEDAVPLDALQLWVALPESRRHGPPAFEQHAVLPDVPLPAAAGEDGSATVVLGDFADVSSPATTYTPIVGAELRIAPGSTVRVPLDPAWEHALVAVEGEVAVEAGAAGAPVTLDGAHLLYLGIRRDHVVVSSTTGATLFLLGGEPFEDDIVMWWNFVGRSHEEIVEAREAWEADASTGAGTGSGAERFGHVVGHGDERIPAPPLPAVRLTRRRRRV
- a CDS encoding DEAD/DEAH box helicase, translated to MTLLETIAAAAEASARESPDADALYDAFVEWAGDQGFALYPAQDEAVIEIVSESHVILSTPTGTGKSLVAVAAHAACVARGGRTYYTAPIKALVSEKFFALVEIFGAANVGMVTGDSSVNPDAPIVCCTAEILANLALRQGADAAVDQVVMDEFHYYGDPERGWAWQVPLLLLPRAQFVLMSATLGDVTAIAQDLERRTGRPVSRITGVERPVPLHFSYARTPIHETVDELLQTGQSPVYVVHFSQAAAMERAQALSSIKIVSREQRDAIAEAIGGFRFTTAFGRTLSRYVRAGIGVHHAGMLPRYRRLVETLAQRGLLRVICGTDTLGVGINVPIRTVLITALSKFDGTKMRQLSAREFHQISGRAGRAGFDTAGTVVVMAPEWEIENEAALRKAGDDPAKRKKIVRKKAPTGVVNWGLGSFERLVEAEPEPLVPHLQLTAAMLINVIARGGDVFENVRSLVFDNHEPRARRYELARRAIAIFRTLLTAGVVEIDRADADDASSRFARSATESTRSSSERGASETNRTGRAGDGGPRIRLTVDLQPNFALNQPLSPFALAAIELLDPSTGAGTGNAEGAGTGNAGVGAGTGHYALDVVSIIEATLDDPRPVLSQQEHKARGEAVAAMKQEGMDYDERMEALEEVTYPKPLEELLTQAYEVFASSQPWIRDFELSPKSVVRDMFERALSFSELISLYQLARSEGLVLRYLSDAYRAIRQTVPAEAQTEDLHDLVAWLGEVVRQVDSSLVDEWEALINPVDDPTAPVVPPAPPSVLTNRRAFGVLVRNELFRRVQLAARQRDDELVELDPEADWPAALDAYFDEHDEILTGGPARSPRLVTVDETDAAADGVWRVEQTIDDPEGHHDWRIRAVVDLAASEESGTAVVRITEVVRL
- a CDS encoding GNAT family N-acetyltransferase — protein: MPASEDQITVRRNDDENRYEVWVGDVLAGYTEFSLDSRGRYVYPHTETDPAFRGRGLAQTVVAEAMADSARRGETVVPLCPVVVRYLRENDVPGLEVEWPSRVSAH